From Triticum urartu cultivar G1812 chromosome 2, Tu2.1, whole genome shotgun sequence, a single genomic window includes:
- the LOC125537635 gene encoding reticulon-like protein B1: protein MAEQPHAEDAGHKPETLMEKIADKLHVGGGDHSSSSSDSDKEEQPRPSAPPAPAPAPAPAASEVTTASFAASASAAAADAKNKMFRLFGREQPIHKVLGGGKPADVFMWRNKHISAGVLGGATAIWILFELLGYHLLAFLGHALIFSLGVLFLWSNASSFINKSPPRIPEVIIPEDLVVNIALSTRHEINRAFANLRQIALGRDIKKFLIVIAGLWLLSILGSCCNFLTLFYIVFVVLHTVPVIYEKYEDQIDTYGEKGWIEVKKQYAVFDAKVLSKVPRGPLKDKKN, encoded by the exons ATGGCGGAGCAGCCGCACGCCGAGGACGCGGGCCACAAGCCGGAGACCCTGATGGAGAAGATCGCCGACAAGCTCCACGTCGGCGGCGGCGaccactcctcctcgtcctccgACTCCGACAAGGAGGAGCAGCCGCGCCCCTCGGCTCcgcccgcccccgcccccgcccccgccccggCCGCCTCCGAGGTCACCACCGCCTCcttcgccgcctccgcctccgcggCGGCGGCCGACGCCAAGAACAAGATGTTCCGCCTCTTCGGCCGCGAGCAGCCCATCCACAAGGTCCTCGGCGGAGGCAAAC CTGCTGACGTGTTTATGTGGAGGAACAAGCACATCTCTGCTGGAGTACTAGGTGGTGCAACTGCAATCTGGATCCTTTTTGAATTGCTTGGCTACCATCTTCTGGCTTTCCTTGGCCATGCTCTCATATTCTCTCTGGGTGTTCTCTTTCTCTGGTCTAATGCCTCATCATTCATTAACAA GTCTCCCCCAAGGATTCCCGAGGTGATCATTCCTGAAGATCTGGTTGTCAACATTGCACTATCTACACGTCATGAGATCAACAGAGCCTTCGCAAACCTTCGTCAGATTGCTCTTGGCCGCGACATAAAGAAGTTCCTTATT GTGATTGCTGGTCTATGGCTGCTTTCCATTCTTGGTAGTTGCTGCAACTTCTTGACGCTGTTCTACATTG TTTTTGTGGTTCTGCACACAGTGCCAGTAATCTACGAGAAGTATGAAGATCAGATTGATACCTATGGCGAGAAGGGGTGGATTGAGGTTAAGAAACAGTATGCTGTGTTTGATGCCAAGGTTCTGAGCAAAGTGCCGAGGGGCCCCttgaaagacaagaagaactag